The segment GATTGCGTAGATTGCGTAGATTGCGTAGATCGAACCAAGGGGTTACAGGATGGCGCAGCGGATTCGGATCAAGCTGAAGGCGTTCGACCACAGGGTGCTCGACCAGTCGGCCGAGCGGATCGTGGAGACGGTGCGCCGCACCGGCGCCCGGGTGTCGGGCCCCGTGCCGCTGCCCACGGACCGCAGCCTGTTCTGCGTCATCCGCTCCCCCCACATTGACAAGGAGTCCATGGAGCACTTTGAGCTGCGGACGCACAAGCGGCTCATTGACATCCTCGAGCCCACCCAGAAGACGGTGGACGCGCTGAGCCACCTGGACCTGCCGGCGGGGGTGGACATCGAGATCAAGCTCTGACCGATGCCGGCGGGAGGGACTTCGGCGGTGGCTGGTGAGGCGGTGGCGATGACGGCCATTGTGGGACGCAAGGTGGGCATGACCCAGGTCTTCGACGACCAGGGCAATGTCGTGCCGGTGACGGTGATCCAGGCGGGTCCGTGCGTGGTCACCCAGGTGCGGACGCCGGAGCGGGATGGCTACGCGGCCGTGCAGGTCGGTTTTGAGCCCGTCCCCGAGAGCAGGTTGCCCAAGCCCCTGCGGGGCGTCTTCGCCCGGGCGCGGGTGGCGGCCCACCGGGTCCTGCGGGAGTTCCGGCCGGCCCCCGGGGAGACCTACACCGTGGGCGAGCAGATCACCGTGGAACGGTTTCGCAGCGGGGACCTGGTGGAC is part of the Armatimonadota bacterium genome and harbors:
- the rpsJ gene encoding 30S ribosomal protein S10, giving the protein MAQRIRIKLKAFDHRVLDQSAERIVETVRRTGARVSGPVPLPTDRSLFCVIRSPHIDKESMEHFELRTHKRLIDILEPTQKTVDALSHLDLPAGVDIEIKL
- the rplC gene encoding 50S ribosomal protein L3 — encoded protein: MTAIVGRKVGMTQVFDDQGNVVPVTVIQAGPCVVTQVRTPERDGYAAVQVGFEPVPESRLPKPLRGVFARARVAAHRVLREFRPAPGETYTVGEQITVERFRSGDLVDVIGITKGRGFAGAMKRHNFRGQRDSHGVSLMHRAVGSIGSSDMARVWPGKRMPGRYGGERVTVRNLRVVRVDPEHHLLLVQGAVPGPRGGLVMVRTAVAPREAQAR